The Chitinophaga flava genome has a segment encoding these proteins:
- a CDS encoding T9SS type B sorting domain-containing protein, giving the protein MKKFYTRSIRLFLFTCITMLCSLHGIAQYTLTQLESGGSYTAVAKDNSNNIYTTRFNPTTQLYDLVRFAGGAGTGTVIYSGLSRNSPVFPWGIAVNSIGDIFVLNSFASANGQIIRLRAPSYTIVDVVQTGKYYSAITVDALDNIYTLEYDGASRYQVMRYRAGLEDQPGAVVSPGVPLPGGGTSYPWGIVVDSYRNIYITDFLENNSGGALIKLTAPSYTPTTLFTGRNVTALAIDGANNIYTTELLTSTTSQIVKYTDPTQSGTVINTSLTSNAPIYAWGLAVTSNGTIFAGDGAASAPAGGRLIKLAPPTTSVSSVTRVSASPSNANTVTFKVTFSSSAVNITSSAFNLTTTGVTGAYIAIVSGSGTTYNVVVNTGSGNGTVRLNVNGTGIIPTVTNVPYNTGEVYSIDKNPPVISLSINNGAAYTNLRDLTLTSSATDEDPPTSLQMRFSPDSTLWSAYQPYSTSSTYTVSAGDGPKKVYMQVEDLAGNVSGTSATITLDQTPPVVSLSSFPPPVTNQQSATFQFSADEPIQTYNGKLDAGTFGVVTNPVTLTGLTEGVHTYSVNGVDRAGNASTNSVYAWEIDLTPPTVLSVSTPAAGTYGIGKALDFTVNMSEIVYTNPSPLPSLDLIIGSSLKKAIYVSGSGTNSWTFRYTVQDGDNDSNGITIGSVINTNSNTLTDAAGNNLVVTLNNVANNTVLVNSKRPVATFTTPVIVNATTVRIGISFDEPVKGINAGSITALGVPGGITVTNVTPNSTTATTSYTFDLLFQPGNKGTVNLNLPTDVSTSAASLNGNMSASTTFSFDNTVPVVTSVGQPIDGYYKAGQTLTFTVNFSKALTVQPGASPLYLPIVIGTTTVQAPYQSGSGSTALTFSYMVQPGDNDADGVSLGSYLSDAGGRLSDGYGNTTNLLLTNDNNLNGVRVNTIIPTVNISTTAASVVNGSFTADITFSEKVIGLTASSFVTTNASVDNLNTTDYIHYTIDVTPAIDGLVKVSLPAGAAQNIGDNDNSASNELQRTADFTPPVVTAVTGPANGYYHENENLTFTVKFSEIVNVNTVGGTPYMAINLASGVVPAYYVSGSGTNTLTFTYTVQADDDAPQGVTLGAGISLGGGGLITDIAGNNATLILNNVADFKNVIVNTTHPSVTISTAAPALVNGAFDVTISFSEAVTGFTSGAIIVTNGSAGTPVSANGITYTTTITPGTDGVITISVPANAAINIARNGNTASTTTLQLTVDKTAPALQSLKVPNNGWYKTGDNLDFELTYNEPVKISSGTPYFLLQIGTTNVQANYSTGSGTNKLIFRYTVQNGDQDLNGIAYTPNLVLTTGTFTDLAGNAAPTALLAVSTSNVLVNTIPPATTKVTLPANGYYNATNTLVFTVEFNQPVTTIGIPSLPVIIGTNTVNAIYVGGSGTNILSFSYTVQNGDMDMDGIDLGTALLLNGGSIKNAAGLDAILTLNGVQNTHQVNVNTNHPTVTVTTTAPARINAPFTVKAEFSEAVTGLGLSGIQVTNGNASTLQTTDNIRYTFTVTPVTDGNVTVSILADAAKNIGINGNQASTPLNVVADMTAPVVTSGQQFNINQYSAAGTNIGQAAATDASGVLQNWTIASDPSGAFSIDPLTGKITVKDETLLNSKVNTTVTISVTVSDGLNTSVAQDVKITVVYVPLAPTDITINNTTVSENVPAGALVGKFTTITKEPGATFTYTLVSGTGADDNAVFNISGDQLLTNATFVYAVKNAYAVRIRTTQNNGLYTEKVFTIRVLQVNQAPTLDIIPDQVMCSITDKQTYQLTGASPVEAGQTLTYFVQSDKAFFSTLTIDAGGLLSYSLKPNVSGTANITVTVKDNGGTLNGGVDTLRRTFALKVKAQPQIIITSDKNGDISKGDIVTLTATGGNSYTWTRADGILDGQQSATLRIRPLQNTTYEVTATNLDGCTGVQQINIKVTTDFKVDATNILTPNGDGKNDKWVIRNLDSYPNNEVTIYDRTGRVVFHRRNYSNDWDGTLNGRPLSEGTYYYLLKIDGTDKVAKGFITIIRD; this is encoded by the coding sequence ATGAAAAAATTTTACACCCGGAGTATCCGATTATTCCTGTTTACCTGTATAACAATGTTATGCAGCCTGCATGGGATAGCCCAGTATACCCTCACCCAACTTGAATCCGGAGGCTCCTATACTGCGGTAGCCAAAGATAATAGCAATAATATCTACACTACCAGATTTAACCCGACGACCCAGCTTTACGACCTGGTAAGGTTCGCAGGAGGCGCAGGCACGGGAACTGTTATCTATTCAGGACTCTCTCGCAATAGCCCTGTCTTTCCCTGGGGAATTGCAGTCAACTCCATCGGAGATATTTTTGTACTCAATTCCTTTGCATCAGCAAACGGACAGATCATCCGCCTTAGAGCCCCATCTTATACTATCGTTGATGTCGTTCAGACAGGCAAATATTACTCTGCGATAACAGTAGACGCTTTAGACAACATATACACCCTCGAATACGATGGTGCGTCCAGGTATCAGGTAATGAGATATAGAGCAGGACTTGAAGACCAACCTGGTGCCGTTGTCAGCCCTGGTGTACCCCTTCCCGGTGGAGGAACTAGCTATCCATGGGGCATTGTTGTTGACTCCTACAGAAACATTTATATTACTGATTTTCTTGAAAACAATTCAGGCGGAGCACTCATCAAACTGACTGCCCCGTCATACACCCCCACTACCCTCTTTACCGGTAGAAACGTGACTGCCCTCGCCATAGATGGTGCAAACAATATCTATACTACCGAGTTACTTACCTCTACTACCTCACAGATAGTAAAATATACCGACCCTACACAGTCCGGAACGGTTATCAATACAAGCTTAACCAGCAACGCTCCTATATATGCCTGGGGACTTGCTGTCACCAGCAATGGAACTATTTTCGCCGGCGATGGTGCAGCATCAGCGCCAGCCGGAGGACGCCTGATCAAACTGGCTCCTCCCACCACTTCCGTATCCAGTGTCACCAGAGTCAGTGCCTCTCCTTCAAATGCAAATACAGTCACCTTTAAAGTGACTTTCAGCAGCAGTGCCGTCAATATTACAAGCAGCGCATTCAACTTAACCACCACTGGCGTTACAGGCGCATATATTGCCATCGTTTCAGGCTCCGGAACCACTTATAATGTAGTGGTTAATACCGGCAGCGGAAATGGCACTGTCAGATTGAATGTAAATGGTACTGGTATAATACCCACGGTAACAAACGTACCTTATAATACAGGGGAAGTTTATAGTATTGATAAAAACCCTCCGGTTATATCACTTAGCATCAATAACGGCGCAGCGTATACGAATTTAAGGGACCTCACGTTGACATCGTCTGCCACCGACGAAGATCCCCCTACCTCGCTGCAGATGCGCTTCTCTCCTGACAGCACCCTCTGGAGTGCCTATCAGCCCTACAGTACTTCCAGCACCTATACTGTTTCTGCCGGTGATGGTCCGAAGAAAGTATATATGCAGGTAGAAGATCTCGCTGGCAACGTAAGTGGCACCAGCGCAACTATTACACTCGACCAGACACCTCCGGTAGTGTCTCTCTCATCCTTTCCACCACCGGTCACCAACCAGCAATCAGCCACCTTCCAGTTCTCCGCTGATGAACCGATCCAAACCTATAATGGTAAACTGGATGCAGGCACGTTCGGAGTTGTTACCAACCCTGTTACATTAACCGGTTTGACTGAAGGTGTACATACCTACTCCGTCAATGGTGTGGACAGAGCAGGAAACGCCTCCACTAATTCCGTGTATGCGTGGGAGATAGATCTTACCCCTCCTACTGTACTAAGCGTATCAACACCGGCAGCTGGAACTTATGGTATCGGAAAGGCGTTGGACTTCACCGTGAATATGAGCGAAATCGTGTATACTAACCCCAGCCCTCTACCTTCCCTGGACTTAATAATCGGTTCTTCTCTCAAAAAGGCTATATACGTTTCCGGGTCTGGTACTAATTCATGGACTTTCAGATATACAGTACAGGATGGCGACAATGATTCCAACGGCATCACAATCGGCAGCGTAATAAACACCAACAGTAATACCCTCACAGACGCAGCTGGTAACAATCTTGTTGTTACGTTAAACAACGTGGCCAACAACACCGTACTGGTCAATAGTAAGCGGCCTGTGGCGACCTTCACTACTCCCGTTATCGTAAATGCAACAACCGTACGCATCGGAATATCTTTCGATGAACCAGTGAAAGGTATAAATGCAGGAAGTATAACAGCATTAGGCGTTCCCGGCGGTATCACTGTTACCAATGTTACACCTAACAGCACCACCGCTACTACCAGCTATACCTTCGACCTGCTGTTCCAGCCGGGCAACAAAGGCACTGTGAATCTGAATTTACCTACGGACGTCTCCACCAGCGCCGCTTCTCTCAACGGCAATATGTCTGCCAGTACAACTTTTTCTTTTGATAATACCGTACCGGTGGTAACTTCCGTAGGCCAACCGATAGATGGTTATTATAAAGCAGGCCAAACACTGACTTTCACCGTCAATTTCAGTAAAGCGCTTACCGTACAACCAGGCGCCAGCCCACTGTACCTACCGATTGTTATTGGCACAACCACTGTACAAGCCCCTTATCAAAGTGGTTCCGGCAGCACAGCCCTTACTTTCAGTTATATGGTACAACCGGGAGATAATGACGCCGACGGTGTTTCCCTTGGCAGCTACCTCTCTGACGCAGGCGGAAGATTGAGTGATGGTTATGGCAACACCACCAATCTCCTGTTAACCAATGATAATAACCTCAATGGTGTGAGAGTAAATACAATCATACCAACTGTCAACATTTCGACGACTGCGGCATCAGTAGTCAATGGTTCGTTCACTGCTGATATCACCTTCAGCGAAAAGGTAATCGGATTGACGGCCAGCTCATTTGTAACAACCAATGCCTCTGTTGACAATCTCAACACCACAGATTATATCCACTATACAATAGACGTAACGCCAGCTATTGACGGCCTGGTTAAAGTTTCCCTACCAGCCGGGGCAGCACAGAATATTGGTGACAACGATAACAGCGCCTCCAATGAGCTGCAACGGACGGCCGATTTTACGCCACCAGTAGTAACTGCAGTTACAGGGCCTGCAAATGGTTATTATCACGAAAATGAAAACCTCACTTTCACCGTGAAATTCAGTGAAATCGTGAATGTAAATACTGTTGGCGGTACTCCATATATGGCCATCAACCTGGCTTCCGGTGTTGTACCGGCATACTATGTAAGTGGTTCCGGTACCAATACTTTGACCTTCACCTACACCGTACAAGCGGATGATGACGCACCTCAGGGCGTTACCCTGGGCGCAGGCATCTCTCTGGGAGGCGGAGGACTCATCACCGATATAGCCGGCAACAATGCCACACTTATACTGAATAACGTAGCAGACTTCAAAAATGTCATCGTTAACACAACACATCCATCAGTAACCATATCCACTGCTGCTCCGGCATTGGTGAATGGTGCCTTTGATGTGACAATCAGCTTCAGTGAAGCAGTAACAGGATTTACATCCGGTGCTATTATCGTCACTAATGGCAGCGCCGGCACACCAGTATCTGCAAACGGCATCACCTATACGACTACTATCACACCTGGTACAGATGGCGTTATCACCATCAGCGTACCCGCTAACGCCGCCATAAACATTGCCAGAAATGGTAACACTGCGTCTACCACTACACTGCAGCTGACGGTTGACAAAACCGCTCCGGCACTGCAAAGCTTAAAGGTGCCCAATAATGGTTGGTACAAAACCGGTGATAACCTCGACTTTGAACTAACGTATAATGAACCGGTTAAAATAAGCAGCGGTACGCCTTACTTCCTGTTACAGATAGGCACTACAAACGTACAGGCCAATTATAGCACAGGGTCCGGCACCAACAAACTGATCTTCCGCTATACCGTACAAAACGGAGATCAGGACCTCAACGGTATCGCCTATACGCCCAATCTGGTACTGACAACAGGCACTTTCACAGACCTGGCCGGAAATGCTGCACCAACAGCTTTACTGGCGGTATCCACCAGCAATGTATTGGTGAACACCATTCCTCCGGCAACCACCAAAGTAACGCTGCCAGCCAATGGATACTACAATGCAACAAACACACTGGTATTCACCGTGGAATTCAACCAGCCGGTAACCACCATCGGTATTCCTAGCCTGCCGGTGATCATTGGCACTAACACGGTTAATGCAATATACGTGGGTGGTTCAGGCACTAATATCCTCTCCTTTAGTTACACCGTTCAGAACGGAGATATGGACATGGACGGTATTGACCTGGGCACCGCACTGCTGCTCAACGGTGGCTCCATCAAGAACGCTGCCGGTCTGGACGCAATACTGACACTGAATGGTGTACAAAACACCCATCAGGTAAATGTCAACACCAATCACCCCACTGTTACAGTAACTACCACTGCTCCGGCCCGTATCAATGCACCGTTTACCGTGAAGGCCGAATTCAGTGAAGCAGTAACAGGACTGGGCCTCAGCGGTATCCAGGTAACCAATGGCAATGCCAGCACATTACAAACAACTGATAACATCCGTTACACATTCACTGTGACGCCTGTTACCGATGGAAATGTAACCGTTTCCATACTGGCCGATGCAGCCAAAAACATCGGTATCAATGGTAATCAGGCTTCCACTCCCCTCAATGTAGTGGCTGATATGACAGCACCGGTAGTAACATCCGGACAACAGTTCAACATCAACCAATACAGTGCTGCCGGCACCAATATCGGACAGGCAGCTGCTACCGATGCATCCGGTGTACTGCAGAACTGGACTATTGCCTCAGACCCATCCGGAGCCTTTAGCATAGATCCTCTTACGGGCAAGATCACGGTAAAAGATGAAACCCTGCTGAACAGCAAGGTAAATACCACCGTTACTATATCCGTAACCGTTAGTGATGGTCTGAATACCAGTGTGGCCCAGGATGTGAAGATCACTGTCGTTTATGTACCACTGGCACCTACAGATATCACTATCAATAATACAACGGTCAGCGAAAACGTTCCGGCCGGAGCACTGGTAGGTAAATTCACTACCATCACGAAAGAGCCGGGAGCCACCTTTACCTATACACTGGTATCAGGTACTGGCGCCGACGACAATGCCGTCTTTAATATCTCCGGTGATCAGCTGCTGACCAACGCCACATTTGTATATGCAGTTAAGAATGCTTATGCTGTCAGAATCCGTACTACCCAGAACAACGGGCTGTATACCGAGAAAGTATTCACTATTCGGGTGCTTCAGGTCAACCAGGCACCTACGCTGGACATTATACCAGACCAGGTAATGTGCAGTATCACAGACAAACAAACCTATCAGCTCACAGGGGCATCCCCTGTGGAGGCAGGCCAAACGCTTACTTACTTTGTACAGTCCGACAAGGCATTCTTCAGCACACTGACCATAGATGCTGGTGGTCTTCTCTCCTATAGCCTGAAACCCAATGTGAGCGGTACCGCGAATATTACCGTAACGGTAAAAGACAATGGCGGCACCTTAAACGGTGGCGTGGATACACTTCGCCGCACCTTCGCGCTGAAAGTGAAAGCCCAGCCACAGATCATCATCACATCGGATAAAAACGGCGATATATCCAAAGGAGATATTGTCACCCTGACAGCCACCGGCGGTAATAGTTACACCTGGACCCGTGCTGACGGTATCCTCGATGGTCAGCAATCTGCCACCCTCCGGATCAGGCCATTACAGAACACTACGTATGAGGTAACCGCTACCAACCTGGACGGATGTACAGGCGTACAACAGATCAATATCAAAGTAACAACAGACTTTAAAGTAGATGCTACCAATATCCTGACACCGAATGGTGATGGCAAAAACGATAAATGGGTAATTCGTAATCTGGACAGTTATCCAAACAACGAAGTAACTATTTACGACCGTACCGGCCGCGTGGTATTCCATCGCAGGAACTATAGTAATGACTGGGATGGCACCCTGAACGGGCGTCCGCTCAGTGAAGGCACCTATTACTACCTGCTGAAAATTGACGGTACTGATAAAGTAGCCAAAGGATTCATCACAATCATCAGAGACTAA
- a CDS encoding ABC transporter substrate-binding protein, with protein MSLRPPLTIGLLTPYSGVYPYYSAHLATGWLIGMGLDPARQQTIQFIPEFTRSGQPSATKEAAQKLLFFNRVDVLSGLVSYKSVPDLIPIVESQGGTAFLFDMGELIPYFPHISPHMFYASHQIWQSQYSLGRWAQQRFGDAGHIVMPGYEAGYHLNTAFYQGAAAAGGTTIRSTVLPEDPSNKNALHLDAFFKTIENDRPPYVHAIFSGNMGTQFLDAWKNSRFHKTIPLLVVESMAYDDILADVQHHELEIYSALTWIREDESKENRLFVKTFEQIAQQPANIFALMGYEAGLVWRELLPHAQKRDWQTVKQYLCNSTIKGPRGEKGFHPSTGLGLPVSNIVSINTTANKINKIILDQGKGIRFDDTTLKSIHDDCISGWLNPFLCI; from the coding sequence ATGAGCTTAAGACCACCACTGACGATAGGATTACTCACCCCCTACTCGGGGGTGTATCCGTATTATTCTGCCCACCTGGCCACCGGATGGCTGATCGGGATGGGACTGGACCCTGCACGCCAGCAAACAATTCAGTTCATTCCTGAATTTACCAGAAGCGGACAACCCTCCGCCACAAAGGAGGCTGCACAAAAACTATTATTCTTTAACAGAGTAGACGTGCTGTCCGGACTGGTCAGTTACAAATCAGTGCCAGACCTCATCCCCATTGTGGAATCACAGGGTGGTACGGCATTTCTGTTTGATATGGGGGAACTCATTCCCTACTTTCCCCATATTAGCCCTCATATGTTTTATGCATCGCACCAGATATGGCAGTCCCAGTACTCCTTGGGACGCTGGGCCCAGCAAAGGTTTGGTGATGCAGGACATATTGTAATGCCTGGTTATGAAGCAGGCTACCACTTAAATACTGCTTTTTATCAGGGTGCAGCCGCTGCCGGAGGTACTACCATCCGAAGCACCGTACTGCCAGAAGATCCCTCCAACAAGAACGCCTTACATCTCGATGCATTTTTTAAGACCATCGAAAATGACCGGCCACCCTATGTACACGCCATCTTTAGCGGCAATATGGGCACACAGTTCCTGGATGCCTGGAAAAACAGCCGTTTTCATAAAACGATTCCGCTGCTTGTAGTAGAGTCTATGGCCTATGACGACATCCTTGCCGATGTACAACACCATGAACTGGAGATATACAGTGCCCTCACCTGGATACGGGAAGATGAAAGCAAAGAGAACAGATTATTTGTAAAAACCTTCGAACAGATTGCGCAGCAACCAGCCAATATTTTTGCATTGATGGGTTATGAAGCAGGACTGGTGTGGAGAGAACTATTACCCCATGCACAAAAAAGAGACTGGCAGACAGTAAAACAATATCTGTGCAATTCCACCATCAAAGGTCCCCGCGGCGAAAAAGGCTTCCACCCTTCAACAGGACTGGGCTTACCGGTATCCAATATTGTAAGCATCAATACTACTGCCAATAAAATAAATAAAATCATTCTCGACCAGGGTAAAGGCATCCGCTTCGATGATACTACACTCAAATCCATACACGATGATTGTATATCCGGTTGGCTAAACCCTTTTCTCTGTATCTAA
- a CDS encoding phage tail protein, producing the protein MDPILAMIFAFGGNFAPVGYAFCDGTLVAINNNQALYALIGITYGGNGTATFGLPDLRGRSIIGTGLPAWGGLNYTPGVVGGSETVTLTIANLPQHTHAAVVNNLTVTLPASNTIGTSNTPGPTMVPAALPTLGSGPNSLPVKGYSDAAPNTNLLPGTVNGNMTVGMTGNNTAVSIRPPYMAMTYLIAIQGVFPSRS; encoded by the coding sequence ATGGATCCAATTCTTGCGATGATCTTCGCTTTTGGGGGCAATTTTGCACCTGTTGGTTATGCTTTCTGTGATGGTACACTGGTTGCTATCAATAACAATCAGGCACTATACGCTCTTATAGGAATCACCTATGGTGGCAATGGCACCGCTACCTTCGGACTGCCCGATCTGAGGGGACGCTCTATCATTGGTACAGGTCTGCCCGCCTGGGGAGGTCTTAACTACACTCCCGGAGTAGTTGGCGGTAGTGAGACCGTTACGTTGACAATTGCCAATCTTCCCCAACACACACACGCGGCTGTAGTGAATAACCTCACCGTAACACTGCCTGCCAGCAATACGATCGGAACCAGCAATACGCCTGGCCCTACCATGGTACCAGCTGCATTGCCCACCCTCGGATCAGGTCCCAACTCCCTCCCGGTCAAAGGTTACAGCGATGCTGCTCCCAATACCAACCTCTTACCAGGTACCGTAAATGGTAATATGACCGTAGGCATGACAGGTAACAATACAGCTGTTTCCATCCGCCCCCCTTACATGGCTATGACATACCTCATTGCTATACAAGGTGTCTTTCCATCCAGATCATAA
- a CDS encoding Gfo/Idh/MocA family protein, whose translation MQSGRRLFLKNAALILPAVTFMPSSLLKAASSKRLRIGFIGTGTWGRQYLEAALSNRQLDISAICETSDTARRDALKLFNAAGYTKPALYDDYHQLLSNPALDAVIIATPADQHYAIAAAALRQGKHVACGPIMGSTLEEHRHIVQLSRQTGKHYFTLDEHSYRPDLLAMTAMVKDGRFGQLESIYAGACSINIPQQENGYPLYPMALMENLLRLSDANKYTALRIEKNTEEYVVKVKNPKSGKTYSSIRQGEITTICLSTTTGQQVRLQAEAGHSTGFRIKGTTGSWVDYTGSIYLQNNAHPQNVWESAAPHLRQYAVATTGATSLALSGFINIIQNKSHHLPVYAAATNSVITVLAAKSARLGGASLAFPDFTTAS comes from the coding sequence ATGCAATCAGGAAGGAGACTATTTCTCAAAAATGCTGCTTTAATACTGCCAGCGGTGACATTTATGCCATCTTCACTATTAAAAGCAGCTAGCAGCAAGCGTTTACGCATTGGCTTCATTGGAACAGGTACGTGGGGAAGGCAATATCTTGAAGCAGCATTATCTAACAGACAACTGGATATCAGCGCCATCTGTGAAACCAGCGATACAGCCAGGCGGGATGCCCTTAAGCTGTTTAACGCAGCAGGCTACACGAAACCGGCACTGTACGACGACTACCACCAGTTATTATCCAATCCTGCATTGGATGCGGTTATCATCGCTACCCCGGCAGATCAGCACTATGCTATTGCAGCGGCGGCACTCCGGCAGGGTAAACATGTCGCTTGTGGCCCTATTATGGGCAGCACCCTGGAAGAACACCGCCACATCGTACAGCTAAGCCGGCAAACCGGTAAACACTACTTTACACTGGATGAACACAGCTACCGCCCCGACCTGCTGGCAATGACCGCCATGGTAAAGGATGGCAGGTTCGGCCAACTGGAAAGCATATACGCAGGAGCCTGTTCTATCAATATTCCACAGCAGGAAAACGGCTATCCATTATATCCTATGGCATTGATGGAAAACTTACTGCGCCTGTCTGATGCCAACAAATACACTGCTCTCCGGATAGAAAAAAACACCGAAGAATATGTGGTTAAAGTAAAAAATCCGAAGAGCGGCAAAACCTATTCAAGTATCCGTCAGGGTGAGATCACGACTATCTGCCTGAGCACCACAACAGGTCAACAGGTAAGACTACAGGCTGAAGCGGGCCACAGCACCGGATTTCGTATCAAAGGCACCACTGGCAGCTGGGTAGACTATACCGGCTCCATATACCTGCAAAACAACGCCCATCCACAAAACGTATGGGAAAGTGCAGCTCCTCACCTCCGCCAATATGCTGTTGCCACAACGGGAGCTACGTCACTCGCTCTATCCGGTTTTATCAATATCATTCAAAATAAGTCACATCATTTACCTGTTTATGCTGCCGCAACCAACAGTGTGATAACAGTACTTGCAGCTAAATCTGCCAGACTGGGAGGCGCTTCACTGGCCTTCCCGGATTTTACAACCGCGTCATAA
- a CDS encoding helix-turn-helix domain-containing protein, which yields MYKEIGIFYDQYIDGTKLNDQSFLGHFDVFHWENLKNDLSACARLQRKPFYKIALLNGTATYYSNNEQLPISGYSIVFTEPMTRSGFITDDKNFSGTYCVCSESFLKGAAKLNLRNWPVFKEREVYVRSLSKEEYNYLSRLMLEIEQEKDSDYPFKEHLVRSRVFDIIHYIQKSINSNDLVPMHTEDTLGERFFNVLENAFFNISPEKTLAGKTPAYFADLLHTTVDYLNNSLKKATGKTTQQIIHERIVEEANVLLRHSNYSVKEIAWCLNFQETSHFLNFYKKLTNTTPLAYRTT from the coding sequence ATGTACAAAGAAATAGGAATATTTTATGATCAATACATTGATGGGACTAAACTTAATGATCAATCGTTTTTAGGTCATTTTGATGTTTTTCATTGGGAAAATTTAAAAAATGATTTATCTGCGTGTGCGCGTTTGCAACGCAAACCTTTTTACAAGATTGCCCTGTTAAATGGGACCGCCACCTATTATTCCAATAACGAGCAACTCCCCATCTCCGGTTATTCGATTGTATTTACAGAACCGATGACAAGATCCGGTTTCATAACAGATGATAAAAACTTCAGTGGCACTTATTGTGTGTGCAGTGAAAGCTTTCTCAAGGGAGCTGCAAAACTGAACTTGCGAAATTGGCCGGTATTCAAAGAACGGGAGGTTTATGTCCGATCCTTAAGCAAGGAGGAGTACAATTATTTGTCCCGGCTTATGCTGGAAATAGAACAAGAGAAGGATTCAGATTATCCTTTTAAAGAACATCTGGTGCGTAGTCGCGTGTTTGACATCATCCATTACATACAAAAATCAATAAATAGCAACGACCTTGTTCCTATGCATACGGAGGATACGCTTGGCGAACGCTTCTTCAATGTGCTCGAAAATGCTTTTTTCAATATCAGCCCGGAAAAAACACTGGCAGGTAAGACGCCAGCCTATTTTGCTGATTTGCTACATACCACGGTCGATTATCTGAATAACTCGCTCAAGAAGGCAACGGGCAAAACAACCCAGCAAATCATTCACGAACGCATCGTCGAAGAAGCTAATGTACTATTAAGACACTCCAATTATTCAGTGAAAGAGATTGCCTGGTGTTTGAATTTTCAGGAAACATCCCATTTCCTGAATTTTTATAAGAAACTTACCAATACCACCCCACTTGCTTATAGAACAACATAG
- a CDS encoding aromatic alcohol reductase — MQHFEQNAPFRNVKLETIDLVTSSVAELAEVFGHYDTVICCSGFSIGQGMQVKITEAVLEGAVRRYVPWQFGADYDQIGRGSAQPVFDEQLDVRDLLRAQDKTQWVIVSTGMITSFLFREDFGVVSLENKTVHALGAWDHSLTLTCCEDIGKLTIQVLFHQPEIVNEVVFVSGETATFAQIAEQVEEVFDTTFECVLWSREHLSSALKQDPDNVFKRYRMVFTHPGVKWPMEQTFNYQQQIPTIGIVEWAKKNILS; from the coding sequence ATTCAGCATTTCGAACAAAATGCGCCATTCCGGAATGTAAAACTTGAAACCATAGATCTTGTTACGAGTTCGGTGGCGGAATTGGCAGAAGTATTTGGGCACTATGATACGGTGATCTGCTGTAGCGGTTTTTCGATTGGGCAAGGTATGCAGGTAAAAATTACGGAGGCCGTATTGGAGGGCGCAGTCAGGCGTTATGTGCCATGGCAATTTGGAGCTGACTATGATCAAATTGGAAGAGGGAGCGCCCAGCCTGTTTTTGACGAACAGCTTGATGTAAGGGACCTCCTGCGCGCTCAGGATAAGACCCAATGGGTAATCGTATCTACCGGGATGATTACGAGTTTTTTATTCCGTGAAGATTTTGGTGTGGTCAGCCTGGAGAACAAAACCGTCCATGCTTTGGGCGCTTGGGATCATTCGTTGACGCTTACCTGCTGTGAGGATATCGGAAAACTGACCATTCAGGTTTTATTCCACCAACCTGAAATTGTTAATGAGGTCGTGTTTGTTTCGGGCGAAACAGCCACGTTTGCGCAAATTGCTGAGCAGGTAGAAGAAGTGTTCGACACCACTTTTGAATGTGTTCTTTGGAGCAGAGAACACTTGTCTTCGGCTTTAAAACAAGATCCGGATAATGTTTTCAAAAGATATCGCATGGTATTCACACATCCAGGAGTCAAATGGCCGATGGAGCAGACATTTAATTATCAACAGCAGATACCAACCATCGGTATTGTAGAATGGGCAAAGAAAAATATTCTTTCATAA